Part of the Anopheles gambiae chromosome 3, idAnoGambNW_F1_1, whole genome shotgun sequence genome is shown below.
AGCTCGCTGTTTGGTGTAAATCGAAACTGATTTATGTCTGAGCAGTGGCGGCGGCGATTATCTGCTTTAGAAAAGGGGGCTAACGCATTTAAAACGCGTCTACTGGCCGTCTGTGCCTCCCTGTTTCTGTGTGTAcatacaaaaacatgcgtACAGAATCGGGGCTGTGTTGATCGTCTTTGGTTTGGTAACGAGCATTTTCGTTCCATCTTCGCTCTTCTCCACACTTTGCTCGCTTGATGGAGGGGGCTGGCCTCTGTTGGGGGAATACGCTGCCAAAATAAACATATATTCGATAAATTGCGTAAGCAATCGAGCACcatttattatcattattgcgTTTGAGAGATGTTCGGAAGATGTTCATCGAGTAATAAGAGACGAGCAAAACATTCCATTGCCAATTTTGTTGATCGGCGATAAAAGCATTTTTGCTGTTAAGAATAAAGTGCATTTTTTCGTGGTAAGAGGCGTCGTCTTTTGAAGAATGTAAAAACCCGTTCAAAGATTTCCATTTCACGACTGGAGACCgttatgtaaatatttttgcatttaattgtAATGGTTGTCAATTAAGAAATGGTGCAGCGAATGCACATCTGATACACGGCTGTTTGATACGTTGAATCATCTAAAAGCTAAACTATTTTCCCGGACGCTGTGATCGTCGCGTAAGTGATCTTGGAAACGCTATCGAGCCGCTCCGGTGTAGGTGCACTTGAGATGTTTTATTTGACCGTATGTTATTCCGTGATTTCTTACACGTCTGGTTGGATGTGGTTGGTGACCTCATTCTTTGGTTGGCAAGGGAACAAACTCTGCCGGTCGCCGGAGGAGACGCTTAAATGATTTCTTATTTCGTCACTAGCCACGAACCGTCGAACCACAACAGTACAGCGATGGGCGTAAATGTGTGTCCgacaatgtttttatttatttaaatcgaTATTCAATTATCTGAATGTTTGGCACAGTTTGACTCCCTAACAACATCGCTTCGGTATTTAAATTAGCATTGAGAAAGTCTGAACTGTGTACCGCTACAAATTGTTTCCAGCATTGCTCTAGAGCAGGGTTCGTATCACATGATAAGGGTAATCTCATATTAAAGCATTTTTTCAATAAACGGATGTAAAGTACGCTATTAAGGTAGGAAGAGATCGAAATtgattattaattaaaataagaagaagagataAATAATGTTCTGAAATGCAGGATATAAGTTACAACCATGCTTAGATTAGATTCTATTTAATCCAATTATCTTTAAGGCGCTAAAACACAAATCTCATCACCAGTGTTACGGCGGAAATTCTTTTATCTAAAAAGTGAAAGCCCTGATGTTACTCTgtgatttttctttatttgatCGTAGATTACTGAACCCAGTTTgtacaaatcaaaacaattcaATAATCAATGCAATGAGGTTCATTCATGCGTGTTTGGTCTTTTGACTAATATGacgaaaaaaaggttttatCTGTCGTTCAGATGAATCAAAACCGCACATAGTGTAATTTACTATACGGAGCTAAATTAATCGTTAGGAGCTACATTTAGCGTACAAAGCTATCTTGAGCTTACGGAGCTATGCTGAGGTTACATTAGCTATTAGGTGCTGCATTGCGCTTCCGGAGATACATTGAAATTCTGGAGCTTCAATGAGCATACGGAGCGAAATTTAGAATATGTAGCTCAAATGAGCGCACAAAACTACAGTGAACGTACGGAGTTAGAATGAGTGCATTGAGCTACATTAAGCGTACGAAGTTACATTGAGCGTTCGGAGCTACATTGAGTGTAAGGAGCTAAATTAAGCGTATGGAGCTATCTTGAGCGTACGGAGCGATGATGAGCGTTAGGAGCTACATTGAACTTTTGGGTCTTGACTTGTATCTCAAATGAGAGTACAAAGCTACATTGAGCGTACGGAGCTAGACTGAGTGTATTGAGCTACATTGAGCGCGCGAGGTTTCATTGAGCGTTCGGAGTTGCATTGAGCGTGCGGAAGTACATTGAATATGTGGAACTACATTGAGCATGAGAAGCTTCATTGAACGTCCAAAGCCTTCGCCCCTCGTCAATGATTGAGTAGAcgttatttccttttttaaaaGAGCTATTTTTTATAGTGTGAATAGAAGGTAGAAGGACGAAGGAAGGTGAAAAAACCTGCTTTAAACGAACTGTTAAGGGACTGTCATCGATCTGTTCAGGTGCTTGTTCTGATTGTTCTCATCAAAATAATGGCAGGTaaaatttcaatcaaatctttcttttttcacaaCCCCTGACATACATTTATGAATCTCACTGTACTTAAGCACCGCCACCATCACCGAATGGTTTCGCTTCGATCGTATTCGACCGAAACCTGCGCAGAAGGTTCTGCGTGTCTAGATGCCTCGTTCAATTCTCTTCTCGCCGTTTTCTCTCTTGTCTCTCTCGCGCTCTCACCATTCTTGGCTCATCGCCCACATGGCCCACATACCTTGTGGGGGCCTTGTCCCGGGTTTTCCGATGTTTTCCCACTTAGTTTTTCCGACGCTGTGATACGATCCGGCAAAGAATACTCAGCCCGCCACGGACGGCTCCCGTGAGATCGCGCGTGAATTCGTGTAATCAACggttcgatttttcactccctTTTCCGCAGtgcaattttttttagttgtgtGATCGTTCTTTTCGGTTCAAGagtttctcgttttttttctttgcggTTTCACGTTTCAGTGTGTGAGCAATTAATAAGAGGAATTTATCTACTCGAATGGTGGAGCTCGCTTTTTTCATTTGTGTGCCGTTTGCATAGTGATAGATCCAGCTGCTGAATTATAGTTCATTCATTGCTGCTTTCACAGAGGAGTGGAGATACGGAGTGTAGTTTTGCTTAGAATTTTCAACTGGCTTTTTGCTGTTGAGCGCGTGCGAGTGATTTTGTTCGAGTTTAAAAATAAGTGTGTGTTATCCTGCGAATTATTATGCTGGCGGCTGGCTTTTGTGTTGCAACACACGCCACCAGGGGCCGGGTGAAAATGGGAAGCATCGGGTTGGATGGATACTACAGTGAACATTGAACATTCTCTGGTTGTCTCTCTATTGCAAGGGAGTTCACCGCGGTCAAGACACACAACCACCAGCAGTTTCGATGTTTATTTGCGCACGCCAAACGGATGAACCCTTGCGCGAATGGTGGTGCTGGTCGCGTTGTGTCTGTGTCTCGGCAGTTTCCTTTCCCTTGTACGAACGGTTTCAATTCCCTCCTCTGCCAGACGACAATGCTTTGGTTTGAGTGCTATCCCCGAATGTTCGGTGTGGCTGGCTGCGTCACACAGTATCGTTTCCCTCGCAATCGGCGGACGTGACGTGTAGATGATTGGTTGCGAATTTTCACACATTACTGATAATTGTTCTAGCAGCAAGTGATTTTTATATTGTCTGCCAATAGTTGCTTCTATTGTTCATGATGCAGTACAAAGCAATGTGTTTTCTTAAGCAATTTTTAAGAAAGCACCAGTTACCAACAACAGTAACTCGGAAAAAGTCGGACGTAAATGTTCATCCTCACTTTACACCCCAATTAtctgttccattttttgttgataGTTTCACCCAATGTCAGACAACCAACCGTGTGTTCCATTGAcgatttttctcttcttctaaCTCAAAACCCCAAGGGACTTATCGTTGAGGCAAACACTTTTCAACACGACACACTCCCTGAACGCATTCGGTCTTCCCTATTTGCTTGCTTCCGGCCCGCTTGTGCGAACCATACGGCGAGAATGTGTCTTTTGTTTGGACTCTAAAATTAGACGGTAAAAACCCCGAGTTCGGGAAGGAATCAGAAGCTCTCAGCGGCTCACACACAGCGTACCAGTACCCCATGATTGGCTGCAGTAGTGAACAACGCGTGCATAGTTGTGTATTTACGAGGCTAGGCATAGGAAGAACGATTGCCTATAGGAGGGAGAGGTGGATGATGATGCACTGTACGCATACGAGCGCATCGGAATGCATTCGATTGCGTGAGTAATAGCTCATCGACGCTAGGGCAATGCTTTATTTCTTCttaaaagtaaaaattatGCCgcaagaaataaacaaaactgcTCGTTTTGAGATTTGAGGTTTGTTGAGGCTCTGAATGAATACACAGACGAATGAGatttttatactttcaatTGGAATAAGAAGTCTAGTtggatttttttctaattccAGAATGTAATGCGTATAGTAAATAAAACTCATAGCTTTTACATGCACtagaattgaaatatttcagaCAATTATTTGTCTGAAAACTGTTTCGAGTGCCGCAAAATTGATTCTCAAATTCAAACTTAGTAGTTACTTCAATCTAATTGTGAACAATTAATCCTTTTTGAAACCAGCCAATCTTCTGTAGCTGATAAATTTGGTTGCCTATCTGTTAAAATGATGGACCTTGAGAATAGTTTTGGACCTAATAAATTCTTTCAAATGTATGATCCTCAGGTCCTTGGTAACATCTTTGAATGTAATATTGAAATTCGTGATgttatttcaaacatttttgtgaGATTGGAATCGTCATATTGGTTATGATAAGATAAATTTAACTTACCGATAAGAATTGATCTACGGATTATGTGTGGTGGAAAGATCGAGTGCCTTTTGTAATGACACTATTAAATCATTTCTGGTTATACGAGTTCATTTGTGCTTATAATGCGTTCCTCGAAGTATTTCATTCCGATTGAACAATGATCTGATACTGTATAGGAACTTTGTTAATGCTTCATGAACATTATTAGAATTTAAAAAGACAAAAGGAGCCGACAAAAGGAGGTTTTTAGATAGATagttttgaaaatattcaTCGTCTGAAAGACCATTTCATCGATTTTTCAATGCCTTTTCCGTTCGTTGCTTGAATCATTGTCAATTTCGTACTTATTTTAATGTTCTTCAGAGACATATCACAACTAAATATGTCCTATACATTAAACATAAGCATCATTAAATTGTCGTTCCATTACCGATTAGTTGTAATATATTTCATGTGCTCTTCTGACCCCTAATTCACTCGCAAGAAAAGCAAGATCCAAAGCTGAAACAGTTTTCACTTTCACGATCATTGCGGGACGATCaattggagagagagagagtgtgtgcggCAGCATGCGTTTCGTCGCGTTGCCCCATTCCTTAACACATTGCATTCGGCGTCGTCTGCCGTCGTTGGCGCGTGAGAGGGCAACGTCGTGCCAAAAAGTGGAGCTCGGCGCGGTTCAGCATGACTAGAAACAGCGCGCGTCCCACGACCACGCTGGCGGCGACTACGGCCAAGACGACGACACTGTGTTCTAGTTCTAATTTGGCAACCGTTTGGCTGGGCCCTcgaggtgtatgtgtgtgtgtgtttgctttaaaGATTTGGCCTACATTTTTCGGAAGCCAACGATTCtgtgtgctgctgccgatggGTTGTGATTTGAATCGATTGGGAGTTGCTGTTTTGGGTCGGTTTGTGGATGCCGCGTTTTCCatgctttcttttccatttcttcAGGCCTCAAAACACACGCCAAAGGACGCGGGTGCATCGCTTGTGTGCTTGCTTTACATTCAGTTTCCTTTGTGTTGTTAAATTGCTTGTGCAAAACGGCGTGAGTGGAGTTCCGAAACCCCTTCTTTCCCGGACGAAAGGAGCAATCCCCACACCGCGCATAAGTCCATCGTCTATGTGATCGCGTTTGTCGCTTACCCAcgacgtttttgtttttgcttggcGCGATGAACAGAAAGGAACAGAAAGGGCGGTTTGAACAGGCCGCACCGAGTCTCCCACCGACCCTGGACGGGCTGAACAATGTCAGCGATCTCATAAGCAAGTTCGAGGTACGCAACTATCCTATAAATAGAGGACTGCTGCCCGAACTATCGTCGCCCAGGCCGACGCCGCCGGGATACGCCGGGATCGTCCCGGGTGCAGCGGAGTGGTACCGTGGTGCCTACCATTATTCGCCGACTCATTCGCCACCGCTCGGGCAAACGCGTCGACGATCGGCCAACGGTGGTGTTCCGTCGCAGTACGACTCCGCCTATCTCAGCGATACAGCCTCTCTCAGTGACGGAGCGGATAGTGTAAGCCCCGGCGGTAGAAGGATGGATGATCGTGCCCGGTTTCGTGCCCGCCAGGGTGGAGTTTACTATCAGAATGGCTCACTGTCTTCGCTAAACGAATCCGACTACTACGAGGATATTGGGTTTGATGTTGGGCCACGAACGCCACCCAGTGGACGCTTCTATGCCCCACAGCAACGCCGTGGTGAGGGTGCCGTCCTGCTGGAGGAAGTTGAGGAGGTGCCGTTGAATAAGGAGCAGGTCACTAGCACGCTGACCCGCTTCGGTGCCATACTGCAGATGCTGTCGCGGATCCCGTTCCCCCGAATGTCCGTCACCGGCATGGGGCTTTGCTCGCTCGTCGCCATCTTCTTCTGCCCGCGGGCGATCGGTTCGAATATACTGTTTCCCGGTTTCAGACTACTGTTCGGTACGCTGTACCCGGCCTACGCCTCGTACAAGGCGGTGCGAACGAAGAACGTCAAGGAGTATGTAAGTATTCGGTTCAGCAAGTGTCCTTATAACATGGAAAACAAGATTGTCTCAACATAATTTACACTATCTGCGTGTTTTCCTCCCCACTGACTTGTAGGTAAAATGGATGATGTACTGGATTGTGTTTGCGTTCTTCACGTTCATCGAAACGTTCACCGACATACTGCTGTCGTGGTTTCCGTTCTACTACGAAATTAAGGTGATCGTCGTCCTGTGGCTGCTGTCACCGGCTACCCGCGGTAGCTCGACACTCTATCGCAAGTTTGTGCACCCGATGCTGACACGCCGCGAACAGGTGAGTTAGCTCTTTTTTCATAGTTTCAGCACCCAAAGTAAGTTGGCGTTAGTTTGAACACAGAGGATTTTGTTGGCTACCATACAGCAGCTTTTTTTGGTATACTTTTATGTATTTAGTAATGTATGTCAAGCGCTCCTTGTATTGCATTGAATGGCATAAGTTAAATGGGGGGCACACACGTTGGACAAATTAGCCATGTAGCATTCGTTCACATAACGAAAAATGGAATCATGAGAGGatattcttggtcgcaaaattcttggtcgcaaagttCTTGGTCGCATAAATCTTGGTCGCAaagttcttggtcgcaaaaatcttcgtcacaaaattcttggtcgcaaatatcttggtcgcaaaattcttggtcgcaaaattcttggtcgcaaaattcttggtcacAAAACTCTCGGTCGCAAGGTCTTGGTCGCAAAGCTCTCGGTCGCAAAGTTCTTGGTCACAaagttcttggtcgcaaagttCTTGGTCGCTAAGTTCTTGGTCGTAAAATCCGTTTTCGACGAAGATTGTTgtgaccaagaattttgcaacTAAGAAGTTTGCTAGCAAAATTCCTTTTAGGCTTTCATTCCTTTCAacgcccgattcatacttcacaaggctcgATTAGAAATGACAGAgtccaattgagggtttacctCGCAGAATGGAGTATTTACGGTGACCAATTTTGCTTTTACGTTGCCGGATTGgttaggtaaaccctgtaagtaagtcactgaaatcCAAGCCCACTATAGTGGGTACAGTCCGGCCTTTGCCGACAACGGTAATTGTGCCAGAGTAGTAAAAGAAGAAGTATGATCCTCTAGGTCTTTATGCTTAAGCAGAAGAGAACTGTATTTTTCAAGGAAATCATGTGTGATTTGTTTATGAAATATTAccattttttgaatatttgtttatacaaataaatacaatCTGATTGTTTTCATTGTGGTCTAGTTATGGCCGCTATAAGCTTGTAAGTCCTTGAGATACACTAAACGTATCACCTAGGTTTAGTTGGACGGAATACGATGTTAAACTGGCAACTACACGGCAACTACCAAGTGTGGAATTTTCTCggatgaatctgaatcagaccTGCCGATGCTAGGTAAACCTATGACTCACTGCCATCCAGCACCAGTCTAGATTAGTCAGGGAGCGTTCAACCCACTACTACTGCAGCAACACAAGGAAGGAGAGAAATTCTTACACGCCACGACTTTAAATTTCTTTAAAACATCGCCCCTCTCGTTTCATTTTGCATGCCGCCCaaaccgctctaaaatttaCACCTCTTTGCTTATCTTTACTACCACCTTCGCCGCGACCACACAGGAAATTGACGACTACATCAATCAAGCCAAAGAGAAGGGTTACACCGCCGTGCTGCAGCTGGGCTCGAAGGGTGTTAACTATGCCACGAACGTTATCATGCAAACGGCCATCAAGGTAAGTGTTTCAAGCGAGGCCTAAAAGCCGATCAGCAGACGGTAGTAACATTGTCAAGGGGAAGCAACTTTTTTGCGAACAAGAAAACGATGTTGTAAATTGATTCAAAATCCACAAACAACAGTATCTCATTCACGCCACACGCTGTCatgtttgagtttttttttcttttaaatgctgttttaataatttattcaatgttttattttggagCTGTGAATGCTTAACATAATTTTAATGGCCTTTTTATCTGTGATGAACgtattttgtgtgttgcttcaAATGAAATAATATAACAATAGTTTAATGTAAACCCAACACAAAAGTGCATTGCAACGCACCTTGATGAATGCCTGGTTAggggttttgcatttttttttgttatttgtaaTATATAAAAGCACTCATTTGTGActgaaatcaaacacacatacgatGCGTTTTGCCAATAATGCACACTCCCccgacacacacgcgcgcaaaaTCGTATTATattaacaaaatcaaaattcgaccttttttttcgtttgtttttcttccgttGGTTATGACCTACCCTCAACTCCCGCTACCCTGTTGTATCCTTGCCTTCCCTACTACCATTTACCCTTCGTCGCGCTCCTGCCTATTTTTCCCGTACGCAAAGGTTTTAGGCACTAAAACTGACACCATCACCCCATTCGGTAGCATGATGCGCATTAGTCAATCCGATAACTCACTGCTAATGAGTGCGgccgctgcagcagctgtCCGTGCTTCCGGTGCCGAACCGGCACGCCCTAACGGCTTACTGCACACTAACATGCGCGATACGACGGACCATGCGACGTCGGGCGAAGATGAGCATGATGGGCAAATGGTCACCGCAGCCACCTCCGGCCCGGCGACGGGACGCGTCCGACGTTCGCAATCGGTTGACTCGGCACTGAACAgcagaggaggaggaggaggaggacgggCAACGATGAGCTCCAGTCGCAGCATGACACGTGCCcgggcacagcagcagcaacagcccgCCATCATCTACGAGATGGACAGCGAGGATGAGGAACGGTTCCTGGCGTCCGAAACGGATCTTATACTGGGGACCACTTCGagtactaccaccactgcGTCGTCCGCGGCTGGCGGTGGTAGAATTCGTGGGCGAACGCGTGCCATTACCACGGTCAGTGCGGAGGAAGAGTCCGACGGTACGGAAGGTGGCAGTGTGGCCCGCGCCAGTGCCTCGACGAGGGCGAAAGCTACTACCGCCAAGGAGACGGGACGGGCCAAAAAAAGCACCAAAGCGGTCGGAGTGACTGGTGGGAAAGCGGGCACAAAAGCATCGTCCTCTGCTGCTGCCAGTGGACGGCGGAAAGTGAATGGggtcgctgccgccgccgagGTGGAGAGTGTAGAGATGGGCGTTGAGATGGATGTTGTGTAGGCAGCGGGGGTTATTGCTGGTCGATATTATAGGGCAAACATTCCAGCAAATGATACAAGAAAAAACGAGGATCAACCTAGCAACTCAGGGCAATAACGACAGGTTCAGGGACACTCGTACGTACAAGACGGAAAGGACCAAAACCGATCCAACCGATCCCTTAACGATCGTGTTTTACTAAAGAGATTTAAATAGGACGATACAAATGCCACCTGTCTATGCTTTGTACTAATTCAGGGAGCCCGTGCAGAGGGATGGCTTTTATGCGGCTAAccccttcgatcctctaacgtGCTTGGTTTGTTCTTGTCTTCTAACGAACTTCAAATTAACCTTTTAAAAACGTTTGTGCGTGTatagttgtttcttttcaCTTCACATTGTCTGTtaattgtgttattttttttctgtgcacAACTGGGCAATtgtcgttctctctttctctcttcctctaccctctctctcttctatTGCAGCACGTACCAACTGAACAGCTTCTGAATCTGACGCTCAAATCAAACGAATCGTAACTGGTAGAAGAAGTATTAGTAGTAAACAAACTCATGTAACATgatttcatacacacacacatgctctctctctctcttgcacaAGAGTTTGAAGGGTGTTGCCGcgtaaaaaatgaattttggTGCAAATCACTGCGAAATTAAAGAGTAGaaccaaaatcaacatcagccatcgtgtgtttgtttacgttttagGATTTAAGGGGGCCACATGCTATATAGCTTAAATTACGAACAGGttggcttttctttttgtgcttagaacagaacaaaagaacaaattagccgtttgttttgaatttataGTTTTCGGTTGGAAGTAGATCTCGAATAACCTGCCAAGGGAAGGGAGTAGAACAATGATAAACACGCACAAAAGGACATAAAGGAACAGTTTAGGACTGTGACAAGACTTTTGATGAGGTGTAAGTGTGTAAAGGACATTATAGCAAAGGTTAAGTTTGTTTGTATAGCACAGCAAAACGATTTACAAAGGAAGGATTGGTCACACGAATTGTTTCAGTAGGAATAAATCATAGCAAAAGCCGTGGTGGACTTGTCAGGTTTACGTTTAGGATCAAAACGCTCAAAGTAGTAGTAAATGTAGCTTAACGCAGGGGCATTTTTTTATGTGAGAGTTGAGACTCGCAGAGCAGATTGGTACGGTAATTACGGTAATTGGTACTCCTTCTCGACTGACCATTGCTTTAGAATTTCAAATTGATGATACGAATAAAGTTAAGCGAAAACGATGTAACCGGAGATATAAAGGAGAGTGTTAGGAGTTTGATCACACGCACGCTTCGGTAGTTtgctaaacaaaaatcaataataataatgggTAAGTTCTGTGAATTTGGAGCATTTTAGGGAGCTTATTACAAGCTTACTGACCAGACCTCATAGAGCTGTAATTGAGCTTTGCcgttttgccaattttgttTAAGCTTCGAGCTTTGCCCAATCTGTCACTGTGTAATGTGTCCGGTACGTatctttaatttaatttccccttttttttcttttctatgtttttgttttgactttatACTCTAATAATTCATTTCATTGTACAAACAATAAATCATCACACACTGCACTTAtccacagaacacacacacacgctcctaATACACAGAGATACGAACAATTTTGAACCAAAGTGGTGCGTTGTACACCTCAATAAGAATGTGCTAAGCCGAGAAAAGGCTCCTTTTAAATACCGTTTATTAATGTGCTGGGCGGGGTTGGGTTTGATCTTTGTGTACCattgtttctttccttccccagggtggtggtgggcttGTGCAAACGCTACGCAAAAGCTACAGCTTGAGCGATCTCTCCGAACCGGACACGCAGCGAACGCAGGACGAGGTCGATGAGATTGTGAACCGGCCGCAGCGCGTGCTACGGTCGAAGAGTTCCCGATCGTCGTCCGGCAGCCGGCAGATGGAGATGTACTTCCCGGAGGTGGAG
Proteins encoded:
- the LOC1270607 gene encoding uncharacterized protein LOC1270607 isoform X3, with the translated sequence MNRKEQKGRFEQAAPSLPPTLDGLNNVSDLISKFEVRNYPINRGLLPELSSPRPTPPGYAGIVPGAAEWYRGAYHYSPTHSPPLGQTRRRSANGGVPSQYDSAYLSDTASLSDGADSVSPGGRRMDDRARFRARQGGVYYQNGSLSSLNESDYYEDIGFDVGPRTPPSGRFYAPQQRRGEGAVLLEEVEEVPLNKEQVTSTLTRFGAILQMLSRIPFPRMSVTGMGLCSLVAIFFCPRAIGSNILFPGFRLLFGTLYPAYASYKAVRTKNVKEYVKWMMYWIVFAFFTFIETFTDILLSWFPFYYEIKVIVVLWLLSPATRGSSTLYRKFVHPMLTRREQEIDDYINQAKEKGYTAVLQLGSKGVNYATNVIMQTAIKGGGGLVQTLRKSYSLSDLSEPDTQRTQDEVDEIVNRPQRVLRSKSSRSSSGSRQMEMYFPEVEIAAAPYHATAAPPYNYIRSSDDISSGYSSAEPGLSRTASMSNTARPRLKSKTREEKMSASCTTLPRTKKPEKVTKTRSKTEKPSV
- the LOC1270607 gene encoding uncharacterized protein LOC1270607 isoform X2; protein product: MNRKEQKGRFEQAAPSLPPTLDGLNNVSDLISKFEVRNYPINRGLLPELSSPRPTPPGYAGIVPGAAEWYRGAYHYSPTHSPPLGQTRRRSANGGVPSQYDSAYLSDTASLSDGADSVSPGGRRMDDRARFRARQGGVYYQNGSLSSLNESDYYEDIGFDVGPRTPPSGRFYAPQQRRGEGAVLLEEVEEVPLNKEQVTSTLTRFGAILQMLSRIPFPRMSVTGMGLCSLVAIFFCPRAIGSNILFPGFRLLFGTLYPAYASYKAVRTKNVKEYVKWMMYWIVFAFFTFIETFTDILLSWFPFYYEIKVIVVLWLLSPATRGSSTLYRKFVHPMLTRREQEIDDYINQAKEKGYTAVLQLGSKGVNYATNVIMQTAIKVLGTKTDTITPFGSMMRISQSDNSLLMSAAAAAAVRASGAEPARPNGLLHTNMRDTTDHATSGEDEHDGQMVTAATSGPATGRVRRSQSVDSALNSRGGGGGGRATMSSSRSMTRARAQQQQQPAIIYEMDSEDEERFLASETDLILGTTSSTTTTASSAAGGGRIRGRTRAITTVSAEEESDGTEGGSVARASASTRAKATTAKETGRAKKSTKAVGVTGGKAGTKASSSAAASGRRKVNGVAAAAEVESVEMGVEMDVV